A genome region from Macrotis lagotis isolate mMagLag1 chromosome 4, bilby.v1.9.chrom.fasta, whole genome shotgun sequence includes the following:
- the LOC141519904 gene encoding ubiquitin-conjugating enzyme E2 N-like, whose product MAWLPHRIIKETLRLLAEPVPEIKAEPVESNAHYFHVVIAGPQDSPFEGGTFKLELFLPEEYPMAASKVRFMTKIYHPNVDKLGRICLDILKDKWSPASQIHTVLLSIQALLSAPNPDDALANDVAKWKSNEA is encoded by the coding sequence ATGGCCTGGCTGCCCCACAGGATCATCAAGGAAACCCTGCGTTTGCTGGCAGAACCAGTTCCTGAGATAAAAGCAGAACCAGTTGAAAGCAACGCCCATTATTTTCATGTGGTCATTGCAGGCCCACAGGATTCCCCCTTTGAGGGAGGGACTTTTAAACTTGAACTATTTCTTCCAGAAGAATATCCAATGGCAGCTTCTAAAGTACGTTTCATGACCAAAATTTATCACCCTAATGTAGACAAGTTGGGAAGAATATGTTTAGATATTTTGAAAGATAAATGGTCTCCAGCATCGCAGATCCACACAGTGCTGCTCTCAATCCAAGCTTTGTTAAGTGCTCCCAATCCAGATGATGCATTAGCAAACGATGTAGCCAAGTGGAAGTCCAATGAAGCCTAA